In a genomic window of Telopea speciosissima isolate NSW1024214 ecotype Mountain lineage chromosome 5, Tspe_v1, whole genome shotgun sequence:
- the LOC122662836 gene encoding beta-galactosidase 13-like codes for MLIQSRVLILLLLSLLVVSAVSHDKKKKFKGVTYDGRSLIINGRRELIFSGSVHYPRLPPEMWPQILNISKHGGLNAIDTYVFWNVHEPEQGQYSFEGKYDLVKFIKLIKENHMYAILRIGPFIQAEWNFGGFPYWLKEVNNITFRTVNPPFKHHMKKFTEMIVKKMKHAKLFASQGGPIILSQIENEYNTIQPAFKESGTQYIHWAAKMAVNLKTGVPWMMCKQMDAPDPVINSCNGRNCGDTFPGPNKHYKPFLWTENWTAQYRVFGDPPSQRSAEDLAYSVARFFSKNGSLVNYYMYYGGTNYGRTAAAFVTTRYYDEAPLDEYGLQKDPKWSHLRDLHTALKMCKKPLFGGVPSVQNLGLGLEARVYENPGTNDCAAFLSNSDFRVPAIAKFRDRDYYLPAHSISILPDCKTLVYNTQTIVAQHNERGFRVSEVANTNLHWQMSQEKVPTISDASVRSTTPLELMNQTKDTSDYLWYTTSIELRNLDLPRRIDIVPVIQIANLGHAMHAFVNDEYIGSGHGSHIEKSFTFRKPVKLKPGVNQISLLGMTVGFPDSGVYLEHRLAGVLNVFIQGLNLGTIDLTHNGWGHKVGVEGEKLHLYTQGGSHRVQWTEAKGSGTALTWYKTYFDAPEGDEPVALNLTSMSKGMAWVNGKSLGRYWVSYLSPIGKPSQSEYHIPRAFLKPTDNLLVLFEEIGGNPEEVTILTVNRDTVCSYITEHHPPQVKSWLGQDSEIQSGLDIIKPQASLKCPNHKVIVEVEFASFGDPFGACGDFTIGTCTTVDTKEIVEEYCLGKTVCTIPVDWKKLTTKNEEPCPGIVKTLAVQVQCEHKKKH; via the exons ATGTTGATACAAAGCAGGGTACTTATCCTTTTACTACTCTCCTTATTGGTTGTCTCAGCAGTCTCCcatgataagaagaagaagttcaAGGGAGTGACTTATGATGGAAGATCTTTGATCATCAATGGAAGGAGAGAGCTTATCTTTTCTGGTTCAGTCCACTACCCACGTCTTCCTCCGGAG ATGTGGCCTCAAATCCTTAACATATCTAAGCATGGAGGGTTGAATGCAATCGATACTTACGTCTTTTGGAATGTTCATGAGCCTGAACAAGGCCAG TACAGTTTTGAAGGCAAATATGATTTGGTGAAATTCATCAAATTGATTAAAGAGAACCATATGTATGCAATCCTCAGGATTGGACCCTTCATCCAGGCTGAATGGAACTTCGG AGGGTTTCCATATTGGTTGAAAGAGGTGAACAACATTACATTTCGAACTGTTAACCCACCATTCAAG CATCACATGAAAAAATTCACTGAGATGATtgtaaagaaaatgaagcatGCGAAGTTATTTGCCTCTCAAGGAGGTCCTATCATTCTGTCACAG ATCGAGAATGAATATAATACCATCCAACCAGCATTCAAAGAATCAGGTACTCAGTACATTCATTGGGCAGCAAAAATGGCTGTAAATCTCAAAACAGGAGTCCCATGGATGATGTGCAAACAAATGGATGCTCCTGATCCAGTG ATCAATTCATGCAATGGAAGAAACTGTGGAGATACTTTCCCAGGCCCAAATAAACACTACAAACCCTTTCTGTGGACTGAGAACTGGACTGCTCA GTACAGAGTATTTGGTGATCCACCATCTCAGAGGTCGGCAGAAGATCTTGCATACTCTGTTGCCCGTTTCTTCTCTAAGAATGGCTCTCTCGTAAACTATTATATG TATTATGGAGGGACCAACTATGGTAGAACAGCTGCTGCATTTGTAACAACGCGTTACTATGATGAAGCCCCTCTTGATGAATATG GTTTGCAGAAGGATCCCAAATGGAGTCACCTCAGGGACTTGCATACTGCTTTAAAAATGTGCAAGAAGCCTTTGTTTGGTGGGGTTCCCTCTGTTCAAAATTTGGGTCTTGGACTAGAG GCCCGAGTTTATGAAAATCCAGGAACCAATGATTGTGCAGCTTTCTTGAGCAACAGTGACTTTAGGGTACCTGCAATTGCAAAATTCAGGGACAGGGACTATTACTTGCCTGCACATTCCATTAGTATACTCCCTGATTGCAAGACTCTGGTCTACAATACTCAAACG ATAGTTGCCCAGCACAATGAAAGAGGTTTCCGTGTATCGGAAGTAGCTAACACAAATCTCCACTGGCAAATGTCCCAAGAAAAGGTTCCTACAATTAGTGATGCATCTGTAAGATCGACGACCCCATTAGAACTCATGAACCAGACAAAGGATACCTCAGACTACCTCTGGTACACTACTAG CATTGAATTGCGTAATCTTGACTTACCGAGGCGGATTGACATTGTCCCAGTCATCCAGATTGCAAATCTTGGCCATGCAATGCATGCATTTGTGAACGACGAATACATAG gatctggacatggTAGCCACATAGAAAAGAGCTTCACCTTCAGAAAACCTGTGAAACTGAAGCCCGGAGTTAACCAAATATCACTATTGGGCATGACAGTTGGATTCCCT GATAGCGGAGTCTACTTGGAGCATAGGCTTGCCGGAGTTCTCAATGTATTCATCCAAGGTTTGAACTTGGGGACTATTGATCTAACACACAATGGATGGGGACATAAG GTTGGTGTAGAAGGAGAAAAACTCCATCTTTATACCCAAGGGGGATCACACAGGGTACAGTGGACTGAAGCCAAGGGCAGTGGAACTGCTCTAACATGGTACAAG ACATACTTTGATGCTCcagaaggagatgaacctgTTGCTCTCAATCTAACAAGCATGTCAAAAGGCATGGCTTGGGTTAATGGTAAAAGCCTTGGGCGTTACTGGGTCTCCTACTTGTCCCCTATTGGGAAGCCTTCCCAGTCAGA GTACCACATTCCAAGAGCCTTCTTGAAGCCAACTGATAACCTTCTGGTTTTGTTTGAGGAAATTGGAGGAAACCCAGAGGAGGTTACAATCTTGACTGTTAACAGAGACACAGTGTGCAGCTACATCACCGAGCATCACCCACCACAAGTGAAATCATGGCTGGGACAGGATAGCGAGATACAGTCTGGGTTGGACATCATAAAACCACAGGCTAGCTTGAAGTGTCCCAACCATAAAGTGATTGTGGAAGTTGAGTTTGCAAGCTTTGGTGATCCTTTTGGAGCCTGTGGAGACTTCACCATTGGAACTTGCACAACAGTTGATACCAAGGAAATAGTAGAagag TACTGCTTGGGAAAGACTGTTTGCACTATTCCGGTTGATTGGAAGAAGTTAACAACGAAGAATGAAGAGCCATGTCCAGGAATCGTAAAGACATTAGCTGTTCAAGTGCAGTGTGAACATAAAAAGAAGCATTAG